One Salvelinus namaycush isolate Seneca chromosome 4, SaNama_1.0, whole genome shotgun sequence genomic window carries:
- the LOC120045593 gene encoding cdc42 effector protein 3-like, with the protein MPAKAPIYLKSTNSKKGKKCRLRDILSPDMISPPLGDFRHTIHIGKGGERDAFGDMSFLQGKFELLPGKGEVFRPQYGVHNEFLRANSASDAQFTETPSPVLKNAISLPSIGGCQALTLPLLSTNVFSMPVKEPLDSMGGRVPTPPLGGPDGTDKLEILEMETLLCSLEVLSSNHTKPPTGVTSKPDVLLDLIEKPEKPKTKKVFKSNYENYNIENGYEKPTPTYYINGNSNGTCNGNEGFNGNGNCNGFGSFNNDITLCYEKALSDCNGDWVDRDSGVDEGRICDIDFEFCNDKRVSQDSISYITGSLLSLELDLGPSILDDVLNIMGDPKVKSRP; encoded by the coding sequence ATGCCTGCCAAAGCACCCATCTACCTGAAGTCCACCAACAGCAAGAAAGGCAAGAAGTGTCGTCTGAGGGACATCCTGTCCCCAGACATGATCAGTCCACCGCTGGGGGACTTCCGCCACACCATTCACATCGGTAAGGGCGGCGAGAGGGACGCCTTCGGGGACATGTCCTTCCTCCAGGGGAAGTTTGAGCTCCTGCCTGGGAAAGGTGAGGTGTTCCGTCCGCAATACGGCGTCCACAATGAGTTCCTGCGGGCCAACAGCGCATCTGATGCCCAGTTCACCGAGACGCCCTCTCCGGTTCTGAAGAACGCCATCTCGCTCCCTTCTATCGGGGGGTGCCAGGCCCTCACCTTGCCCCTCCTCTCCACCAATGTGTTCTCTATGCCCGTTAAGGAACCACTGGATAGCATGGGAGGGCGGGTTCCTACCCCTCCCCTAGGGGGCCCAGATGGGACTGATAAACTGGAGATTCTGGAGATGGAAACCCTGTTGTGTTCCCTTGAGGTCTTAAGCAGCAACCACACCAAACCTCCTACAGGGGTCACATCCAAACCAGACGTCCTGCTGGATCTGATAGAGAAACCAGAGAAGCCAAAGACAAAGAAAGTCTTCAAAAGCAATTATGAGAATTATAATATTGAAAACGGTTATGAAAAGCCTACACCAACCTATTACATTAACGGCAACAGCAATGGGACCTGCAATGGTAACGAAGGCTTCAACGGCAATGGCAACTGCAATGGCTTTGGAAGCTTTAACAATGACATTACCCTCTGCTATGAGAAAGCGCTCTCTGACTGCAATGGAGACTGGGTGGACAGGGACAGCGGGGTGGACGAGGGGCGCATTTGCGACATTGACTTTGAGTTCTGCAATGACAAGAGGGTGTCACAGGATTCCATCTCCTACATCACTGGTTCCCTTTTGTCACTTGAACTCGATTTGGGCCCATCCATTCTTGATGATGTACTCAACATCATGGGTGACCCCAAGGTAAAGAGCAGACCTTGA